From a single Eretmochelys imbricata isolate rEreImb1 chromosome 13, rEreImb1.hap1, whole genome shotgun sequence genomic region:
- the LOC144273311 gene encoding olfactory receptor 10D3-like, whose amino-acid sequence MTNESSVGRVNHTVVTHFVLLGIPNTDGLQTILFITFLAFYLCTLLGNLLILLAILPDPRLHTPMYFFFCNLSVLDIGFSSISTPKFLANLWAKSRTISLGGCMSQVFFYHFLGSTECLLYTAMAYDRYVAICHPLRYLLIMNRRVCALLAAGTWVTSSFHATILTSLTFTLPYCGSNVVDYFFCDIFPVVKLACADTYIIETVTFTDTGMVPTTCFLLILASYVRIVYSVLKINSAEGRRKAASTCASHLAVVTLFFGPCALVYTQPQLSKVLVTPVQIFGNVVTPMLNPAIYTLRNKEVKAALRKLRGGQTPAR is encoded by the exons ATGAC GAATGAGTCCTCCGTGGGTCGGGTCAACCATACTGTGGTGACTCATTTCGTCCTCTTAGGGATCCCCAACACCGATGGCCTCCAGACCATCCTCTTCATCACCTTCTTAGCCTTCTACCTCTGCACCCTGCTGGGCAACCTGCTCATCTTATTAGCCATCCTCCCTGACCCCCGACTGCACACCCCCATGTATTTCTTCTTCTGCAACCTCTCCGTGCTGGACATCGGTTTTTCCTCCATCAGCACCCCTAAATTCCTGGCCAACCTCTGGGCCAAGAGTAGAACCATCTCTCTGGGCGGGTGCATGTCCCAGGTCTTCTTCTACCACTTCCTGGGCAGCACTGAGTGCCTGCTCTACACGGCCATGGCCTACGACCGGTACGTGGCCATCTGCCACCCGCTGCGCTACCTGCTCATCATGAACCGGAGGGTGTGCGCCCTCCTGGCCGCCGGCACCTGGGTCACCAGCTCCTTCCACGCCACCATCCTCACCAGCCTGACCTTCACGCTGCCCTACTGCGGGTCCAATGTGGTGGACTATTTCTTCTGCGACATCTTCCCGGTGGTCAAGCTGGCCTGTGCAGACACGTACATCATCGAGACCGTGACCTTCACCGACACTGGCATGGTGCCCACGACCTGCTTCCTCCTCATCCTCGCGTCCTACGTCAGGATCGTCTATTCCGTCCTGAAGATAAACTCGGCCGAAGGGCGGCGCAAAGCAGCCTCCACTTGCGCCTCGCATCTGGCGGTGGTGACGCTGTTCTTCGGGCCCTGCGCCCTGGTCTACACGCAGCCCCAGTTGAGCAAAGTGCTGGTGACCCCTGTGCAGATCTTCGGCAACGTGGTCACGCCCATGCTGAACCCGGCCATCTACAcgctgaggaacaaggaggtgaaAGCGGCTCTAAGAAAACTGAGAGGGGGTCAAACGCCTGCACGTTGA